In Aedes albopictus strain Foshan chromosome 3, AalbF5, whole genome shotgun sequence, the following are encoded in one genomic region:
- the LOC134289496 gene encoding coiled-coil domain-containing protein 115-like: protein MPKSRDEVCQLMDKLLLHSLELMEQEVRLKTTIEAVTNDGQLDLAHTRFTKGAHSVSAVQLPTEDYRDFSALNSLTEDRDELGQVQLSLDNHPVDKETGHIDPIRWFGILIPATLQSARTKFGRALEYVVECGNVQIQLRNVLLNYGALKRLKAEL, encoded by the coding sequence ATGCCGAAATCCCGCGATGAAGTGTGCCAGCTGATGGACAAACTGCTGCTCCACTCGCTGGAGCTGATGGAGCAGGAAGTGAGGCTGAAAACTACCATCGAAGCCGTCACCAACGATGGTCAGCTGGACCTGGCGCACACTCGGTTCACCAAGGGGGCGCACTCGGTTTCGGCGGTTCAGCTTCCGACCGAGGACTACCGGGATTTCAGTGCACTGAACTCGCTGACCGAGGATCGGGACGAGCTGGGACAGGTCCAGTTGTCGCTGGACAACCACCCGGTGGACAAGGAAACGGGTCACATCGATCCGATCAGGTGGTTCGGCATTCTGATTCCGGCTACGCTGCAAAGCGCGCGGACCAAGTTTGGACGGGCACTGGAGTACGTGGTTGAGTGCGGCAACGTTCAGATTCAGCTGAGGAATGTTCTGCTGAACTACGGTGCGCTGAAGCGACTGAAGGCGGAGTTGTGA